One Kitasatospora sp. NBC_01287 DNA window includes the following coding sequences:
- a CDS encoding lysoplasmalogenase: MSNTITTARRARGLLTAFTATAAAHLGSLLTDVKVVEQVTKPALMPLLAGHVRGVRGAAAGRSAAGRTAGEGSAGEGSAPRLLTPALLASAAGDALLQLDDERAFLAGMGSFAAAHICYVTMFAKQGALTDRRRTALVAAGYALAWAVMIHQLWPGLGELKVPVAGYSLLLAATAVTSAGLGRRGGLGGALFLLSDTLIATRLAGWKQLPGHEFWIMSTYLLAQYLLATAALKAADRPTD, encoded by the coding sequence ATGTCGAACACGATCACCACCGCCCGCCGGGCCCGCGGCCTGCTGACCGCCTTCACGGCCACCGCCGCCGCGCACCTGGGCTCGCTGCTGACGGACGTCAAGGTGGTCGAGCAGGTCACCAAGCCCGCGCTGATGCCGCTGCTCGCCGGACACGTCCGCGGCGTCCGGGGCGCCGCCGCGGGCCGGTCGGCCGCCGGGCGCACCGCGGGCGAGGGCAGCGCGGGCGAGGGCAGCGCGCCCCGCCTGCTCACCCCGGCGCTGCTGGCCAGCGCGGCCGGGGACGCGCTGCTCCAGTTGGACGACGAGCGGGCCTTCCTGGCCGGGATGGGCTCCTTCGCGGCGGCCCACATCTGCTACGTGACGATGTTCGCCAAGCAGGGCGCGCTGACCGACCGCCGCCGCACCGCCCTGGTGGCCGCCGGGTACGCGCTGGCCTGGGCGGTGATGATCCATCAGCTCTGGCCCGGGCTCGGCGAGCTGAAGGTGCCGGTGGCGGGCTACAGCCTGCTGCTCGCCGCCACCGCCGTCACCTCCGCGGGCCTGGGCCGGCGCGGCGGCCTCGGCGGCGCGCTCTTCCTGCTCTCCGACACGCTGATCGCGACCCGGCTGGCCGGCTGGAAGCAGCTGCCGGGCCACGAGTTCTGGATCATGTCGACCTACCTGCTGGCGCAGTACCTGCTCGCCACCGCCGCGCTCAAGGCGGCCGACCGACCGACTGACTGA
- a CDS encoding exodeoxyribonuclease III, with the protein MTVRIATWNINSVTARLPKLLEWLESAKPDVLCLQELKCAADAFPYEEVRALGYETQAHGTGRWNGVAILSRIGFEDVVRDLPEQPGYLADDALVAAVEPRAIAATCGPVRVWSVYVPNGREVGHAHFRYKLDWLEALRTSVLADAAGERPFAVLGDFNVAPTDEDVYDLADFVGATHVTEVERAALAGLREAGLADVVPRPLKYDRPYTYWDYRQLAFPKNRGMRIDLVYGNAAFGAAVTDSYVDREARKGKGTSDHTPVVVDLAL; encoded by the coding sequence GTGACCGTCCGCATCGCCACCTGGAACATCAACTCCGTCACCGCGCGGCTGCCCAAGCTGCTGGAGTGGCTGGAGAGCGCCAAGCCCGACGTGCTCTGCCTGCAGGAGCTGAAGTGCGCCGCGGACGCCTTCCCGTACGAGGAGGTCCGCGCCCTCGGTTACGAGACCCAGGCGCACGGTACGGGCCGGTGGAACGGCGTGGCCATCCTCTCCCGGATCGGTTTCGAGGACGTGGTGCGCGACCTGCCCGAGCAGCCCGGCTACCTGGCCGACGACGCGCTGGTGGCCGCCGTCGAGCCGCGCGCCATCGCCGCCACCTGCGGGCCGGTGCGGGTCTGGTCGGTCTACGTGCCCAACGGCCGCGAGGTCGGCCACGCCCACTTCCGCTACAAGCTCGACTGGCTGGAGGCGCTGCGCACCTCGGTCCTGGCGGACGCGGCGGGCGAGCGGCCGTTCGCCGTGCTCGGTGACTTCAACGTGGCGCCGACCGACGAGGATGTCTACGACCTGGCCGACTTCGTGGGCGCCACCCACGTCACCGAGGTCGAGCGGGCGGCGCTGGCCGGCCTGCGGGAGGCCGGCCTGGCGGACGTCGTGCCGCGCCCGCTCAAGTACGACCGCCCCTACACCTACTGGGACTACCGCCAGCTGGCCTTCCCGAAGAACCGCGGCATGCGGATCGACCTGGTCTACGGCAACGCGGCCTTCGGCGCGGCGGTCACCGACAGCTACGTGGACCGCGAGGCGCGCAAGGGCAAGGGCACCTCGGACCACACGCCGGTCGTGGTGGACCTGGCGCTCTGA
- a CDS encoding ROK family glucokinase — protein sequence MTHPSGRTGQPVLPALLGLGQRGLGQRALAPRGGERYGADRRRRTLPAGVLRLPTIGIDIGGTKVVAGVVNGDGRIVEQLRTETPHKSKSPKVVEDVIVELVLELADRHDVHAVGIGAAGWVDADRSRVLFAPHLNWRDEPLREALSDRLKFPVVVENDANAAAWAEWRFGAGRGEDLLVMITLGTGIGGAVVRQGYVDRGRYGLAGEFGHMQVVPAGHRCPCGNRGCWEQYSSGNALVREARELAAAESPVAQPLLAMVGGEVGAITGPLVTEAARAGDPMAIELLHDIGTWLGVGLANLAAALDPGRFVVGGGVSAAGELLLGPAQDAFRRTLTGRGFRPEAQIVPAALGNEAGLIGAADLARALARRFRTVKRSRVER from the coding sequence GTGACCCACCCCAGCGGCCGGACCGGCCAACCCGTCCTCCCCGCGCTCCTGGGCCTCGGCCAGCGCGGCCTGGGCCAGCGGGCCCTCGCCCCGCGCGGGGGCGAGCGGTACGGCGCGGACCGGCGCCGGCGCACCCTCCCCGCCGGCGTGCTGCGACTGCCCACGATCGGGATCGACATCGGCGGCACCAAAGTGGTCGCCGGGGTGGTGAACGGCGACGGCCGGATCGTCGAGCAGCTGCGCACCGAGACCCCGCACAAGAGCAAGAGCCCCAAGGTGGTCGAGGACGTCATCGTCGAGCTGGTGCTCGAACTGGCCGACCGGCACGACGTGCACGCCGTGGGCATCGGCGCGGCCGGCTGGGTGGACGCCGACCGCTCCCGGGTGCTCTTCGCCCCCCACCTGAACTGGCGCGACGAGCCGCTGCGCGAGGCGCTCAGCGACCGGCTGAAGTTCCCGGTGGTGGTGGAGAACGACGCCAACGCCGCGGCCTGGGCCGAGTGGCGGTTCGGGGCGGGGCGGGGTGAGGACCTGCTGGTGATGATCACCCTGGGCACCGGGATCGGCGGCGCGGTGGTGCGCCAGGGGTACGTCGACCGGGGCCGCTACGGGCTGGCCGGTGAGTTCGGCCACATGCAGGTGGTGCCGGCAGGCCACCGCTGCCCGTGCGGCAACCGGGGCTGCTGGGAGCAGTACTCCTCCGGCAACGCGCTGGTCCGCGAGGCGCGCGAGCTGGCCGCCGCCGAGTCGCCGGTGGCGCAGCCGCTGCTGGCCATGGTCGGCGGCGAGGTCGGGGCGATCACCGGACCGCTGGTCACCGAGGCGGCCCGGGCCGGCGACCCGATGGCGATCGAACTGCTGCACGACATCGGCACCTGGCTCGGCGTGGGCCTGGCCAACCTGGCCGCCGCGCTCGACCCCGGGCGGTTCGTGGTCGGCGGCGGCGTCTCGGCCGCCGGCGAGCTGCTGCTCGGGCCCGCCCAGGACGCCTTCCGCCGCACCCTGACCGGCCGCGGCTTCCGCCCGGAGGCGCAGATCGTGCCCGCGGCACTGGGCAACGAGGCCGGCCTGATCGGCGCCGCCGATCTGGCGCGCGCGCTGGCCCGCCGGTTCCGCACCGTCAAGCGCAGCCGCGTCGAGCGCTGA
- a CDS encoding esterase family protein has translation MQLTGQPFLILTIILVPLSIAVALLLWGRVRGPKPLQALVRLVMLLFCQATAVTMVFVMVNNANLIYGSWGDLLGDDSHVQSVPNVPAADAAGQPGPGTASPRPGNDGKPAAAKALQQFKGVDDPAVPGDVQTTDLKGQVSGVDGEVNVWLPPQYNDPAYKDVKFPVVELFPGFPGSSKTWFGSLKISEQLKPLMQSGQVTPFILVSPRTQLISTTVDTGCANVPGKVNADTWLSTDVPQMVLDNFRADPSVNSWAVAGYSAGAHCADRMALLHPDRYRAAISLSGYSAPDAESLSLTAKDPKLRETSNPLYILQHAQTPPKLALYQTGDKGDGYEDGQALAAAAKAPTTVQVVLTTGPHTPSLWRPMIPGVFKWLSTIIPAPKP, from the coding sequence ATGCAACTGACAGGTCAGCCCTTCCTGATCCTCACGATCATCCTGGTGCCGCTCTCCATCGCGGTGGCCCTGCTGCTCTGGGGCCGGGTGCGCGGACCTAAGCCGCTGCAGGCGCTGGTCCGCCTGGTGATGCTGCTGTTCTGCCAGGCGACGGCGGTGACCATGGTGTTCGTCATGGTCAACAACGCCAACCTGATCTACGGGAGTTGGGGCGACCTGCTGGGTGACGACAGTCACGTGCAGTCGGTGCCGAACGTGCCGGCCGCGGACGCGGCGGGCCAGCCGGGCCCGGGGACGGCGAGCCCCCGGCCCGGCAACGACGGCAAGCCGGCCGCCGCGAAGGCGCTCCAGCAGTTCAAGGGCGTGGACGACCCGGCGGTGCCCGGCGACGTGCAGACCACCGACCTCAAGGGCCAGGTCTCCGGGGTCGACGGCGAGGTCAACGTCTGGCTGCCGCCGCAGTACAACGACCCGGCGTACAAGGACGTGAAGTTCCCGGTGGTCGAGCTGTTCCCGGGCTTCCCCGGCTCCTCGAAGACCTGGTTCGGCTCGCTGAAGATCTCCGAGCAGCTCAAGCCGCTGATGCAGTCGGGCCAGGTCACCCCGTTCATCCTGGTCTCCCCGCGCACCCAGCTGATCAGCACCACGGTCGACACCGGCTGCGCCAACGTGCCGGGCAAGGTCAACGCGGACACCTGGCTCTCCACCGACGTGCCGCAGATGGTCCTGGACAACTTCCGGGCCGACCCCTCGGTGAACAGCTGGGCAGTGGCCGGCTACTCGGCCGGCGCGCACTGCGCGGACCGGATGGCCCTGCTGCACCCCGACCGCTACCGCGCCGCGATCAGCCTCTCGGGCTACAGCGCGCCGGACGCCGAGTCGCTCTCGCTCACCGCGAAGGACCCCAAGCTGCGCGAGACCTCCAACCCGCTCTACATCCTGCAGCACGCCCAGACCCCGCCGAAGCTCGCGCTCTACCAGACCGGTGACAAGGGCGACGGCTACGAGGACGGCCAGGCGCTGGCCGCGGCCGCCAAGGCGCCGACCACGGTGCAGGTGGTGCTGACCACCGGGCCGCACACGCCCTCGCTCTGGCGGCCGATGATCCCCGGCGTCTTCAAGTGGCTGAGCACCATCATCCCGGCGCCCAAGCCCTGA
- a CDS encoding PucR family transcriptional regulator, giving the protein MRVRDLLAPGAPRLRLLAAEDELDRQVSGVMTTDLHDPGRYLHGGELVLTGMLWRTGPEDSERFVRTLAAGGAVALAAGEAEVGPIPEDLIDACRRHRMPLLAVPDDIAFSTLTEFIGRQVSADRAADLAALVDRHRMLVSAAGGGGLDAVLDLLGGDLDLDCWVLTPTGRVVAGPVDHLSAEDRDQLVRAHLAAQRQRRRPPHRARLVSGSYSLLPAPARPEEEAPLSDWVLAVAGDVTEWTTKRQQLADNLARLVAAERNRRDEGRRLRRRLADEVLTLLQRDADPAEISRTLYASSAMAAKYEATAPESQAPEASWLVLSAEGTGLPDGAVRSILEEALTDTSDRALVAGTGAGAVVVLPAPGATVPADALRELLAPLEAGLGSEGRITLGVSAPALEAGGLRGALEEARHARRIAAARVGRVCVAGPEELASHVLLLAAVPDEVRRAFRSRLLDKVIGYDIEHQADLVRTLEAFLRSDGSWTRCAAQLHVHVNTLRYRIGRIEELTGRDLSRLEDRVDFYLALELA; this is encoded by the coding sequence ATGCGCGTCCGTGACCTGCTCGCCCCCGGCGCCCCGAGACTGCGCCTGCTCGCGGCCGAGGACGAGCTCGATCGACAGGTCAGCGGTGTCATGACCACGGACCTGCACGACCCGGGCCGCTACCTGCACGGTGGCGAGCTCGTGCTCACCGGCATGCTCTGGCGCACCGGGCCGGAGGACTCCGAGCGCTTCGTGCGCACCCTGGCGGCCGGCGGGGCGGTGGCGCTGGCGGCCGGCGAGGCCGAGGTCGGGCCGATCCCCGAGGACCTGATCGACGCCTGCCGCCGGCACCGGATGCCGCTGCTCGCGGTGCCCGACGACATCGCCTTCTCGACCCTGACCGAGTTCATCGGCCGCCAGGTCTCCGCCGACCGGGCCGCCGACCTGGCCGCGCTGGTCGACCGGCACCGGATGCTGGTCTCGGCGGCCGGCGGCGGCGGCCTGGACGCCGTGCTCGACCTGCTCGGCGGCGACCTCGACCTGGACTGCTGGGTGCTCACGCCCACCGGCCGGGTGGTCGCGGGCCCGGTCGACCACCTCTCCGCCGAGGACCGCGACCAGTTGGTCCGCGCCCACCTGGCCGCCCAGCGCCAGCGCCGCCGCCCCCCGCACCGGGCCCGCCTGGTCTCCGGCTCCTACTCGCTGCTGCCCGCACCCGCGCGCCCCGAGGAGGAGGCGCCGCTGTCCGACTGGGTGCTGGCGGTGGCCGGCGACGTCACCGAGTGGACCACCAAGCGCCAGCAACTGGCCGATAACCTGGCCCGGTTGGTCGCCGCCGAGCGCAACCGGCGCGACGAGGGCCGCCGCCTGCGCCGCCGACTGGCCGACGAGGTGCTCACCCTGCTGCAGCGCGACGCCGATCCGGCCGAAATCAGCCGCACCCTCTACGCCTCCTCGGCGATGGCCGCCAAGTACGAGGCCACGGCACCCGAGTCGCAGGCACCGGAGGCTTCCTGGCTGGTGCTCAGCGCCGAGGGCACGGGGCTGCCGGACGGCGCGGTGCGCTCGATCCTGGAGGAGGCCCTCACCGACACCTCCGACCGCGCGCTGGTGGCCGGCACCGGCGCCGGGGCGGTGGTCGTGCTGCCCGCGCCGGGCGCCACCGTGCCCGCCGACGCGCTGCGCGAGCTGCTCGCCCCGCTGGAGGCCGGGCTCGGCTCGGAAGGGCGGATCACCCTGGGCGTCTCCGCCCCCGCGCTGGAGGCCGGTGGGCTGCGCGGCGCGCTGGAGGAGGCCAGGCACGCCCGGCGGATCGCCGCCGCCCGGGTCGGCCGGGTCTGCGTGGCCGGCCCCGAGGAGCTCGCCTCGCACGTGCTGCTGCTCGCCGCGGTGCCCGACGAGGTGCGCCGGGCCTTCCGCAGCCGGCTGCTCGACAAGGTGATCGGCTACGACATCGAGCACCAGGCCGACCTGGTCCGCACCCTGGAGGCCTTCCTGCGCTCGGACGGCTCCTGGACCAGGTGCGCCGCCCAGTTGCACGTGCACGTCAACACGCTGCGCTACCGGATCGGCCGGATCGAGGAGCTGACCGGCCGCGACCTGTCCCGGCTGGAGGACCGGGTGGACTTCTACCTGGCCCTGGAGCTGGCCTGA
- a CDS encoding xanthine dehydrogenase family protein subunit M, producing MEFLRPATWDEALAVKAEHPTALPISGGTDVMVEMNFDVHRPAALLDLNRITELTEWSITDGVVRLGAAVPYSRIIDELSEPLPGLARAAHTVGSPQIRNRGGVGGNLGGASPAGDAHPALLAAGRDVFVEACSVRGTRLIPIDEFYVGVKRNSLEKDELIRAVLIPVADGPQQFSKIGTRNAMVIAVCAFGFALHPKNHTVGTGIGSAAPTPRRAVEAEEYLQGVLEERGLWESGALLGTEVTQRFGELVKAAASPIDDVRGTADYRRHSLAVMARRTLTWTWTDYSKQIRSAA from the coding sequence ATGGAGTTCCTGCGGCCCGCTACCTGGGACGAGGCTCTCGCGGTTAAGGCTGAGCACCCGACCGCGCTGCCGATCTCGGGCGGCACCGACGTGATGGTCGAGATGAACTTCGATGTTCACCGGCCGGCTGCACTGCTCGACCTGAACCGCATCACCGAGCTGACCGAGTGGTCGATCACCGACGGCGTGGTCAGACTCGGGGCCGCGGTCCCGTATTCCCGGATCATCGACGAGCTGTCCGAGCCCCTGCCGGGGCTGGCGCGTGCGGCGCACACGGTCGGCTCACCCCAGATCCGCAACCGGGGCGGGGTCGGCGGGAACCTGGGCGGCGCCTCCCCGGCGGGTGACGCCCACCCGGCGCTGCTGGCCGCCGGACGCGATGTCTTCGTCGAGGCCTGCTCGGTGCGCGGCACCCGACTGATCCCGATCGACGAGTTCTACGTCGGGGTCAAGCGCAACAGCCTGGAGAAGGACGAGCTGATCCGCGCCGTCCTCATCCCGGTGGCGGACGGCCCGCAGCAGTTCTCGAAGATCGGCACCCGCAACGCGATGGTCATCGCGGTCTGCGCGTTCGGCTTCGCGCTGCACCCCAAGAACCACACCGTCGGAACCGGTATCGGCTCGGCTGCCCCCACGCCGCGTCGCGCCGTCGAGGCGGAGGAGTACCTGCAGGGCGTGCTCGAGGAGCGCGGGCTGTGGGAGTCGGGCGCTCTGCTGGGCACCGAGGTGACCCAGCGGTTCGGCGAGCTGGTGAAGGCCGCCGCCTCGCCGATCGACGATGTGCGCGGCACCGCCGACTACCGGCGGCACTCGCTGGCCGTGATGGCCCGCCGCACCCTCACCTGGACCTGGACCGACTACAGCAAGCAGATCAGGAGCGCGGCATGA
- a CDS encoding (2Fe-2S)-binding protein, translating into MRVTFTANGKPVEADDVWEGESLLYVLRERVGLPGSKNACEQGECGSCTVYLDGTPVCSCLVAAGQVQDREVRTVEGLTEESGELGLVQQSFIDAGAVQCGFCTPGLLVQTDALLERSPQPSDTDIREALSGNLCRCTGYEKIMDAVRLASARKCQKAGAAE; encoded by the coding sequence ATGAGGGTCACATTCACCGCCAACGGGAAGCCGGTCGAGGCGGACGACGTGTGGGAGGGCGAGAGCCTGCTCTACGTGCTGCGCGAGCGGGTCGGCCTGCCGGGTTCGAAGAACGCGTGCGAGCAGGGCGAGTGCGGCTCCTGCACGGTCTACCTGGACGGCACCCCGGTCTGCTCCTGCCTGGTGGCGGCCGGCCAGGTGCAGGACCGCGAGGTCCGCACCGTCGAGGGCCTGACCGAGGAGAGCGGCGAGCTGGGCCTGGTCCAGCAGTCGTTCATCGACGCCGGCGCCGTGCAGTGCGGCTTCTGCACCCCGGGCCTGCTGGTGCAGACCGACGCGCTGCTGGAGCGCAGCCCGCAGCCCAGCGACACGGACATCCGCGAGGCGCTGAGCGGCAACCTCTGCCGCTGCACCGGTTACGAGAAGATCATGGACGCGGTGCGGCTGGCGTCCGCCCGCAAGTGCCAGAAGGCGGGGGCGGCGGAATGA
- the pucD gene encoding xanthine dehydrogenase subunit D, giving the protein MSTRTIQGQKNLQDITTGSKDGIGGSPLRPDGTLKVKGEFAYSSDMWHEDMLWGMALRSPHPRANILSVDISEALRTPGVYAVLTHEDIPGTKFYGLEIQDQPALAIDKVRYHGEAIALVAADHPETARRAVKKIKVEYEVLTPITTEEQALNPEVHGYVHEPHEYKSHGSGNICHSQRLVFGQGVTDEVKALADVVVKGEYEVGMQDQAFLGPESGLAVPAEDGGIDLYVATQWLHVDRQQMAPVLGLPEEKVRLTLAGVGGAFGGREDLSMQIHASLLAQRTGKPVKIVYARDESFFGHVHRHPAKMSYEHGATRDGKLVYSDVRLVLDGGAYASASPAVVGNAASLGNGPYNIPNVRMEAIALYTNNPSCGAMRGFGAVQACFGYETQMDRLAAELGMDPVELRQLNAMSEGDRLPTGQQIDSPAPVAELLRRVKDMPLPPPLDLANLDIRELPGALSNTSHGEGIVRGIGYSVGIKNVGFSEGFDDYSTARVRLEVIGGEPVAMVHTAMAEVGQGGITVHAQIARTELGVEQVTIHPANTEVGSAGSTSASRQTYMTGGAVKLAAEAVKQALIEKGRKRYGWTQTDLDLVGGKVVSAAQGSLVSMVDLLGDEAIDLTREHHHRPTEAFDKVTGQGFGHVQYTFCANRAVVDVDVELGLVKVVELTAAQDVGKALNPLSVVGQIQGGCTQALGLAVMEEIIVKDGKVRNASFTDYLIPTILDVPPIPVDVLELPDPNAPYGLRGVGEAPTVSATPSIVAAIRQATGIALNRIPVRPEHITGTL; this is encoded by the coding sequence ATGAGCACGCGGACCATCCAGGGCCAGAAGAACCTGCAGGACATCACCACCGGCAGCAAGGACGGCATCGGCGGCTCGCCGCTGCGCCCGGACGGCACGCTGAAGGTCAAGGGCGAGTTCGCCTACTCCTCGGACATGTGGCACGAGGACATGCTCTGGGGCATGGCGCTGCGCTCGCCGCACCCGCGCGCCAACATCCTCTCGGTGGACATCTCCGAGGCGCTCAGGACCCCGGGCGTCTACGCGGTGCTGACCCACGAGGACATCCCGGGCACGAAGTTCTACGGCCTGGAGATCCAGGACCAGCCGGCCCTGGCCATCGACAAGGTCCGCTACCACGGTGAGGCGATCGCGCTGGTGGCGGCCGACCACCCGGAGACGGCCCGCCGCGCGGTGAAGAAGATCAAGGTCGAGTACGAGGTGCTCACCCCGATCACCACCGAGGAGCAGGCGCTCAACCCCGAGGTGCACGGCTACGTGCACGAGCCGCACGAGTACAAGTCGCACGGCTCCGGCAACATCTGCCACTCGCAGCGGTTGGTCTTCGGCCAGGGCGTGACCGACGAGGTCAAGGCGCTGGCGGACGTGGTCGTCAAGGGCGAGTACGAGGTCGGCATGCAGGACCAGGCCTTCCTGGGCCCGGAGTCCGGCCTCGCGGTGCCCGCCGAGGACGGTGGCATCGACCTCTACGTGGCCACCCAGTGGCTGCACGTGGACCGCCAGCAGATGGCCCCGGTGCTCGGTCTGCCCGAGGAGAAGGTGCGCCTGACCCTGGCCGGCGTCGGCGGCGCCTTCGGCGGCCGCGAGGACCTGTCGATGCAGATCCACGCCTCGCTGCTGGCCCAGCGCACCGGCAAGCCGGTCAAGATCGTCTACGCCCGCGACGAGTCCTTCTTCGGCCACGTGCACCGCCACCCGGCGAAGATGAGCTACGAGCACGGCGCCACCCGCGACGGCAAGCTGGTCTACTCCGACGTGCGCCTGGTGCTGGACGGCGGCGCCTACGCCTCCGCCTCCCCCGCCGTGGTCGGCAACGCGGCCTCGCTGGGCAACGGCCCGTACAACATCCCGAACGTGCGGATGGAGGCCATCGCGCTCTACACCAACAACCCCAGCTGCGGCGCGATGCGCGGCTTCGGCGCGGTGCAGGCGTGCTTCGGCTACGAGACCCAGATGGACCGGCTCGCCGCCGAACTGGGCATGGACCCGGTCGAGTTGCGCCAGCTGAACGCGATGTCGGAGGGCGACCGCCTGCCCACGGGCCAGCAGATCGACTCGCCCGCCCCGGTGGCCGAACTGCTGCGGCGGGTCAAGGACATGCCGCTGCCGCCGCCGCTGGACCTGGCCAACCTCGACATCCGCGAGCTGCCCGGCGCGCTGTCGAACACCTCGCACGGCGAGGGCATCGTGCGCGGTATCGGCTACTCGGTCGGCATCAAGAACGTCGGCTTCTCCGAGGGCTTCGACGACTACTCCACCGCCCGGGTGCGCCTGGAGGTCATCGGCGGCGAGCCGGTCGCCATGGTGCACACCGCGATGGCCGAGGTCGGCCAGGGCGGCATCACCGTGCACGCCCAGATCGCCCGCACCGAGCTCGGGGTCGAGCAGGTCACCATCCACCCGGCCAACACCGAGGTCGGCTCGGCCGGCTCCACCTCCGCCTCGCGGCAGACCTACATGACCGGCGGCGCGGTGAAGCTCGCGGCCGAGGCCGTGAAGCAGGCGCTGATCGAGAAGGGCCGCAAGCGCTACGGCTGGACCCAGACCGACCTCGACCTGGTCGGCGGCAAGGTGGTCTCGGCGGCGCAGGGTTCGCTGGTCTCGATGGTGGACCTGCTCGGCGACGAGGCGATCGACCTGACCCGCGAGCACCACCACCGCCCCACCGAAGCCTTCGACAAGGTGACCGGGCAGGGCTTCGGCCACGTCCAGTACACCTTCTGCGCCAACCGCGCGGTGGTCGACGTGGACGTCGAGCTGGGCCTGGTCAAGGTGGTCGAGCTGACCGCCGCCCAGGACGTCGGCAAGGCGCTCAACCCGCTCTCGGTGGTCGGCCAGATCCAGGGCGGCTGCACGCAGGCGCTGGGCCTGGCGGTGATGGAGGAGATCATCGTCAAGGACGGCAAGGTGCGCAACGCCTCCTTCACCGACTACCTGATCCCGACCATCCTGGACGTCCCGCCGATCCCGGTGGACGTGCTGGAGCTGCCCGACCCGAACGCCCCGTACGGGCTGCGCGGGGTCGGCGAGGCGCCCACGGTCTCGGCCACCCCCTCGATCGTCGCCGCGATCAGGCAGGCCACGGGCATCGCGCTCAACCGGATCCCGGTCCGGCCCGAGCACATCACCGGGACGCTCTGA
- a CDS encoding NCS2 family permease: MTRIPTEPGTTEEIPHQADTPTSASAPASKNALDAYFKISARGSTFGNEIRGGLTTFMAMAYIVLLNPLILSGADVTGVKLDHAQLTTATALAAAVTTILMGVVGNVPLAVAAGLSVSGAVSALVVPHTTWAQAFGLCVIYGLLIVLLVVSGLREKIMNGIPLALKHAITIGIGLFVSLIGLHKAGFVQSGGPTLVSLGPEGELTGWPVVCFAVTLLIIFVLLARNVRGAILIGITAGTVFAFIVNAIGHIPTKAWGSAPPVWPGSPVAAPNFGLVGHVDLFGAFGSKGMGAISASVAVFTLVLAGFFDAMATIIGVGTEAGLADKQGRMPGLSKALFIDGSGGAIGGLVGASGQTVFVESATGVGEGARTGLASLVTGGVFTLMLFFSPLAGIVPVEVASAALVVIGSMMMSQARHIDWADRDVAIPAFLTCTLMPFTYSITAGVAAGVVSYTVIKAGKGRWREPGPLMWILTAVFLIYFALTPIKEWLGVH, encoded by the coding sequence ATGACCCGGATCCCCACGGAGCCTGGCACCACTGAAGAGATCCCCCACCAGGCCGACACCCCCACGTCGGCCTCGGCACCAGCTTCGAAGAATGCCCTGGACGCGTATTTCAAGATCTCGGCAAGAGGCTCGACCTTCGGCAACGAGATCCGCGGTGGCCTGACCACCTTCATGGCGATGGCCTACATCGTCCTGCTCAACCCGCTCATCCTGAGCGGCGCCGACGTCACCGGCGTCAAACTGGACCACGCGCAGCTCACCACGGCAACGGCGCTCGCCGCCGCCGTCACCACCATCCTGATGGGTGTGGTGGGCAACGTGCCGCTGGCGGTCGCCGCCGGCCTGTCGGTGTCCGGAGCGGTCTCCGCCCTGGTCGTCCCCCACACCACCTGGGCCCAGGCCTTCGGCCTCTGCGTGATCTACGGTCTGCTGATCGTGCTGCTGGTCGTCTCCGGCCTGCGCGAGAAGATCATGAACGGCATACCGCTGGCGCTCAAGCACGCGATCACCATCGGCATCGGCCTCTTCGTCTCGCTGATCGGCCTGCACAAGGCCGGTTTCGTGCAGAGCGGCGGGCCCACCCTGGTCTCGCTCGGCCCCGAGGGTGAACTCACCGGGTGGCCGGTGGTCTGCTTCGCCGTCACGCTGCTGATCATCTTCGTGCTGCTGGCGCGCAACGTCCGCGGCGCCATCCTGATCGGCATCACGGCCGGCACGGTCTTCGCCTTCATCGTCAACGCGATCGGCCACATCCCCACCAAGGCCTGGGGCAGCGCGCCGCCGGTCTGGCCGGGCAGCCCGGTCGCCGCGCCGAACTTCGGCCTGGTCGGCCATGTCGACCTGTTCGGTGCCTTCGGTTCCAAGGGCATGGGCGCGATCAGCGCCTCGGTCGCGGTCTTCACCCTGGTGCTGGCCGGCTTCTTCGACGCGATGGCCACCATCATCGGCGTCGGCACCGAGGCCGGTCTGGCCGACAAGCAGGGCCGGATGCCGGGCCTCTCCAAGGCGCTCTTCATCGACGGTTCCGGCGGCGCGATCGGCGGCCTGGTCGGCGCCTCGGGCCAGACGGTCTTCGTCGAGTCCGCCACCGGCGTCGGCGAGGGTGCCAGGACGGGTCTCGCCTCGTTGGTCACCGGCGGTGTCTTCACCCTGATGCTCTTCTTCTCCCCACTGGCCGGCATCGTGCCGGTCGAGGTCGCCTCGGCCGCGCTGGTGGTGATCGGCTCGATGATGATGAGCCAGGCACGGCACATCGACTGGGCCGACCGCGACGTGGCGATCCCGGCCTTCCTCACCTGCACGCTGATGCCGTTCACCTACAGCATCACGGCCGGTGTCGCGGCCGGCGTGGTCTCCTACACGGTGATCAAGGCCGGCAAGGGCAGGTGGCGCGAGCCGGGTCCGCTGATGTGGATCCTGACCGCCGTCTTCCTGATCTACTTCGCGCTCACTCCGATCAAGGAGTGGCTGGGAGTCCACTAG